Proteins encoded by one window of Nostoc sp. ATCC 53789:
- a CDS encoding methyltransferase domain-containing protein, whose protein sequence is MPSLLYSVIGFLMLLVIGIAAYFLTARKYQSSSTVANSYDQWTLDGIVEFYWGEHIHLGHYGSPPRQKDFLAAKSDFVHEMVKWGGIEKLPPGTTVLDVGCGIGGSSRILARDYRFAVTGITISPIQVKRAQELTPVGLNAQFAVDDAMALSFPDASFDVVWSIEAGPHMPDKTVFARELMRVLKPGGVLVVADWNQRDDRQKPLNFWEKRVMQQLLDQWSHPAFSSIEGFSELLAGTELVEGEVITADWTQETLPSWFDSIWQGVARPEGLVRFGLSGFIKSVREVPTLLLMRLAFGTGLCRFGMFRAVRANGSTEFMDRNFC, encoded by the coding sequence ATGCCAAGTTTATTATATTCTGTAATTGGTTTTCTGATGCTATTAGTAATTGGAATTGCGGCTTATTTCCTAACTGCCCGCAAGTATCAATCCTCATCCACAGTTGCCAATTCCTACGATCAATGGACTCTTGACGGGATTGTTGAGTTTTATTGGGGAGAACACATTCACCTTGGTCACTACGGTTCACCGCCACGACAAAAAGATTTTCTGGCTGCTAAATCTGACTTTGTACATGAAATGGTTAAATGGGGTGGAATAGAAAAATTACCCCCTGGTACTACCGTCTTAGATGTTGGCTGTGGTATTGGCGGCAGCAGTCGGATTTTAGCGCGAGATTATAGGTTTGCTGTCACAGGGATTACCATCAGTCCTATTCAGGTGAAACGTGCCCAGGAATTAACACCCGTTGGGCTAAACGCCCAGTTTGCGGTTGATGATGCAATGGCATTGTCGTTTCCAGATGCCAGTTTTGATGTCGTTTGGTCTATTGAAGCAGGCCCCCACATGCCAGATAAAACCGTTTTTGCTAGAGAATTAATGCGGGTGCTAAAGCCAGGTGGAGTGTTGGTTGTAGCTGACTGGAATCAGAGGGATGACCGCCAAAAGCCACTAAATTTTTGGGAGAAACGAGTAATGCAGCAACTCCTCGATCAGTGGTCTCATCCAGCTTTTTCCAGCATTGAAGGCTTTTCTGAGCTTTTGGCAGGGACAGAATTAGTTGAAGGAGAGGTAATTACGGCAGACTGGACGCAAGAAACCCTTCCTTCTTGGTTCGATTCGATTTGGCAAGGAGTGGCTCGACCAGAGGGATTAGTGCGTTTTGGGCTGTCTGGTTTCATCAAGTCTGTGCGCGAGGTACCGACGCTTTTACTGATGCGTTTGGCGTTTGGTACAGGATTGTGTCGATTTGGAATGTTCCGGGCTGTACGGGCAAATGGAAGCACAGAATTCATGGACAGAAACTTTTGCTAA
- a CDS encoding GNAT family N-acetyltransferase, with translation MIRPTRPDDTTALIALADATGLFQPNQIEELGEMLSEYFSCSSDSNRFWITDDDNGAVGVAYCEMERMTDQTWNLQLIAIRPDRQGQGRGATLLRYVEQTLMARSGRVLLVETSGTPDFERTRAFYRKCGYEEEARIRDFYQAGADKIVYRKALSAQSQ, from the coding sequence ATGATTCGACCGACCAGACCCGATGACACAACCGCACTGATTGCCTTAGCAGACGCAACCGGACTGTTCCAACCGAACCAAATTGAGGAGCTTGGCGAAATGCTGTCTGAGTACTTCAGTTGTAGCAGCGACAGTAATCGCTTTTGGATTACCGACGACGACAACGGGGCGGTGGGGGTTGCTTACTGTGAGATGGAACGGATGACTGATCAGACATGGAATCTACAGTTGATTGCGATCCGACCCGACCGCCAAGGGCAAGGACGTGGTGCGACCCTGCTACGCTACGTTGAGCAAACATTGATGGCACGCAGTGGGCGTGTACTGCTGGTGGAAACGTCGGGGACACCGGACTTCGAGCGCACGCGAGCTTTCTACCGTAAGTGCGGTTATGAGGAGGAAGCACGGATACGCGACTTCTATCAAGCGGGCGCTGACAAAATCGTTTACCGCAAGGCGCTGTCCGCTCAGTCGCAGTAA
- a CDS encoding recombinase family protein: MVIYAYLRVSSDKQDLHNQRHGILEYANIHALSPIQFIEDTVSGREKWSERGVGQLLTQTALESDVVIFSEVSRMARSTLQVLEMLECCVRRGINVHIAKQGMVLDDSMQSRITATVLGLAAEIERELIVLRTTEALAKRKAEGKTLGRPKGRQSAHLKLDTREAEIRSYLAKGISKRSIAKLVDCSPSTLYDWLARKHLHSRHDKLVEKL; encoded by the coding sequence ATGGTTATTTATGCTTACTTGAGAGTCTCCAGTGACAAACAAGACCTACACAACCAACGACATGGCATTTTGGAGTATGCCAACATACACGCTTTGAGTCCCATCCAGTTTATTGAAGACACAGTTTCTGGACGAGAGAAATGGTCGGAGCGAGGTGTAGGACAACTACTGACTCAAACTGCCCTTGAATCCGATGTAGTAATTTTCTCAGAAGTCAGTCGGATGGCACGCTCTACTCTACAAGTATTAGAAATGCTAGAGTGCTGCGTGCGCCGTGGAATTAACGTCCATATCGCCAAACAAGGTATGGTATTGGATGATTCAATGCAAAGCCGGATTACAGCAACGGTTTTGGGCTTGGCAGCAGAAATTGAACGTGAATTGATTGTACTCAGAACAACCGAAGCACTAGCCAAACGAAAAGCTGAGGGGAAAACGTTAGGACGACCCAAAGGGCGACAATCTGCACATTTGAAACTGGACACAAGGGAAGCAGAAATTCGCAGCTACCTAGCCAAAGGGATCAGCAAACGCTCAATTGCAAAACTGGTCGATTGTTCACCCTCCACCCTCTATGATTGGTTGGCACGCAAACATCTCCACTCACGCCACGACAAATTGGTGGAGAAGTTATAA
- the msrA gene encoding peptide-methionine (S)-S-oxide reductase MsrA: MQNTNLQKATFGAGCFWGVEAAFSQVKGVNSTAVGYSGGHFENPTYEDVCRGKTGHAEAVEVEYNPAIVSYDELLNVFWNKHNPTEPNHQELDVGYQYRSVIFFQTPEQELLARASKEQLENSSRYHKNPIVTEIVPTSQFYRAEEYHQQYQKKHGRASYRIG; encoded by the coding sequence ATGCAAAATACTAATCTACAAAAAGCGACATTTGGAGCAGGTTGTTTCTGGGGAGTTGAAGCAGCATTTAGTCAAGTAAAAGGAGTAAATTCTACAGCAGTTGGTTACAGTGGCGGACACTTTGAGAATCCAACCTATGAAGATGTTTGTAGAGGCAAAACTGGACATGCTGAGGCAGTGGAAGTGGAATACAATCCAGCAATAGTATCTTATGATGAACTGCTAAATGTGTTTTGGAATAAGCACAATCCCACAGAACCAAACCACCAGGAGCTAGATGTTGGTTATCAATATCGGTCAGTGATATTTTTCCAAACTCCAGAGCAGGAATTATTAGCAAGAGCCTCCAAGGAGCAGCTTGAAAATAGTTCTCGTTATCACAAAAATCCAATTGTGACGGAGATTGTACCTACATCACAATTTTATAGAGCGGAAGAGTATCATCAGCAATATCAAAAGAAGCATGGACGAGCGTCTTACAGGATAGGCTAA
- a CDS encoding gamma-glutamyl-gamma-aminobutyrate hydrolase family protein (Members of this family of hydrolases with an active site Cys residue belong to MEROPS family C26.), with protein sequence MQLGKFVLERYLPILGICRGLQILIVACGGTLIPHIPDVYGTSALHRLEPEPGRRLPTEHLVTIDVESRLADCLQNFRISVVSWHHQAVDKVPPGWRVVAHAWDDGVIEAVEHEHHPWAINISHLFRGEFG encoded by the coding sequence TTGCAGCTTGGCAAGTTTGTTCTTGAACGTTATCTGCCGATATTGGGTATTTGCCGGGGTTTACAAATTCTCATCGTCGCCTGTGGGGGTACTCTAATTCCTCACATTCCAGATGTTTACGGTACATCTGCATTACATCGTCTAGAGCCTGAACCTGGACGACGTTTACCGACAGAACATCTTGTCACCATAGATGTAGAAAGCCGTTTAGCTGACTGTTTACAGAATTTTCGCATATCTGTAGTTTCTTGGCATCATCAAGCGGTAGATAAAGTACCCCCTGGTTGGCGGGTTGTTGCTCATGCTTGGGATGATGGAGTCATTGAAGCTGTGGAGCATGAACACCATCCTTGGGCCATTAATATAAGCCATCTGTTCAGAGGTGAGTTTGGCTAA
- a CDS encoding transposase yields MYYTDLSGKSIPVNYRIYDKQDGQTKNDYLRDMITEVLVWGLEPHTVTTDAWYSSNKNLKFFKNKGLEFLTGIAKNRLCSVDGKNFIQVQNIEIPETGLIVYLKKFGQVKVFRRSFKNETHRYYIMFVPDKDALFLISLTELNELHSIHWGIECYHRAIKQVCGIELFMVRKSEAIKTHFFSAIRAFTQLELMRTEELIENW; encoded by the coding sequence TTGTATTACACGGATTTATCAGGTAAATCTATACCTGTAAATTATCGAATTTATGACAAACAGGATGGTCAGACAAAAAATGATTATTTACGAGACATGATTACGGAGGTTTTAGTGTGGGGATTAGAGCCTCATACTGTGACTACTGACGCTTGGTATTCCAGTAATAAAAACCTGAAGTTCTTTAAAAACAAGGGATTAGAGTTTTTAACTGGTATAGCCAAAAATCGTTTATGTTCAGTTGATGGGAAAAATTTTATCCAAGTCCAAAATATAGAAATTCCCGAAACTGGTTTAATAGTGTATCTGAAGAAGTTTGGGCAAGTGAAAGTATTTCGGAGAAGTTTCAAAAACGAAACTCATAGATATTACATTATGTTTGTACCTGACAAGGATGCACTGTTTTTAATTTCTCTGACAGAGTTGAATGAATTACATTCAATTCATTGGGGGATTGAATGCTACCATCGAGCTATCAAGCAGGTGTGTGGAATTGAACTATTCATGGTGAGGAAGTCTGAGGCAATTAAAACTCACTTTTTTAGCGCTATCCGCGCCTTTACACAACTAGAATTAATGCGAACCGAAGAGTTAATTGAAAACTGGTAA
- a CDS encoding AIPR family protein — MPKTWNIKIDNYIQANPNCIITTAHVDSFPIDLPLEPNIREPNRKSATYRQIFDSLTTEPAKFFSRHSGIVLSANKTKPVKNKTELELEVLEANEGGSDGIINGGHTVLAFEQAKNYNYNLTEARVKVTIHIGLTEESAKDIALASNTTTPVDSRSKVNARGDYKFIKQYLVQLERAEDRKFRIAYYQNQSGAPRNAQCNVTHLLKLLYCLDRNKYNPDGNKRTKHPAGMSLPSNITDTERERLTALLPLLTHALWIEQRLYEIIQDYISNPRRKGANDLASIDIRKTTLLPDSKYSFGFGAPTDLALPIIASYRVFLDKDYKWIIPFNEFAEDFLQHLWNNYFRKYLVSEKTAGNTVGTKISRNQEIWESLYISAQSYLNQHLMKMVNSSKEESEAKVTQGRKRRLQADKK, encoded by the coding sequence ATGCCCAAGACTTGGAACATCAAGATAGATAACTATATTCAAGCCAACCCCAATTGCATCATCACCACAGCCCATGTAGACTCGTTCCCTATAGACCTACCGCTAGAACCGAACATCCGGGAACCCAACCGCAAAAGCGCAACCTACAGACAAATCTTCGACTCCCTGACGACCGAACCTGCAAAATTCTTCTCTCGCCACAGTGGAATCGTTCTGTCAGCCAATAAAACTAAACCTGTCAAGAACAAAACTGAACTAGAGCTAGAAGTCTTAGAAGCTAACGAGGGCGGTAGCGATGGGATTATCAACGGTGGGCATACAGTTTTAGCATTTGAGCAAGCGAAAAATTACAACTACAATTTAACCGAAGCCAGAGTAAAAGTTACGATTCACATCGGACTGACTGAAGAATCAGCTAAAGATATAGCCCTGGCAAGTAATACTACAACGCCAGTAGATTCTCGCTCCAAAGTCAACGCCAGGGGTGATTACAAATTCATTAAGCAGTATTTAGTCCAGTTAGAGAGAGCAGAAGATAGGAAATTCCGCATTGCCTATTACCAGAATCAAAGCGGCGCTCCCAGAAATGCCCAGTGCAATGTCACCCATTTGCTCAAGCTCCTTTACTGCCTCGACAGAAATAAATACAACCCCGACGGCAATAAACGAACCAAACACCCAGCAGGGATGAGTCTTCCAAGTAACATCACAGACACAGAAAGGGAAAGATTAACCGCTTTACTGCCTTTGCTAACTCATGCTTTATGGATAGAGCAAAGACTCTACGAGATAATCCAAGACTATATCAGCAACCCTAGAAGAAAGGGTGCTAACGATTTAGCATCAATAGATATACGTAAAACTACATTGTTGCCGGACAGTAAGTATTCATTCGGGTTTGGTGCGCCAACTGACCTGGCATTACCGATAATTGCGTCTTATCGGGTATTTCTGGATAAAGACTATAAATGGATTATTCCTTTTAACGAATTTGCCGAAGATTTCCTCCAACATCTGTGGAATAACTATTTCCGCAAATATTTGGTGTCGGAGAAAACAGCAGGTAATACAGTCGGTACAAAAATCAGCCGCAATCAAGAGATTTGGGAAAGTTTGTACATTTCGGCGCAGAGTTATCTAAATCAGCACTTGATGAAAATGGTTAACTCCAGTAAGGAAGAGTCAGAAGCGAAGGTGACACAAGGTAGAAAAAGGCGTTTGCAAGCAGATAAGAAATGA
- a CDS encoding DM13 domain-containing protein has protein sequence MKLRYLLILGFSSLVMFGCVREVSKNQANKSPIAVNATVPVSLSQAKPLAKSAQSPNSTPINSGTFVSGEHKTQGKVSIATKDGKSFLELDESFQTSESGPDLVVILHRSDNVINSTKPPSYSLKNGDYFILAPLQKYSGAQTYSIPQNINLADYKSIAIWCRKFNATFGAASLS, from the coding sequence ATGAAATTAAGATATTTATTAATACTGGGCTTTTCTTCTCTTGTCATGTTTGGCTGCGTCCGCGAAGTCTCAAAAAACCAGGCTAATAAAAGTCCTATAGCAGTAAATGCCACTGTTCCCGTGTCTTTAAGTCAGGCAAAACCGTTAGCCAAGTCAGCACAATCTCCAAATTCAACTCCTATTAATTCAGGCACATTTGTTTCTGGAGAACATAAAACTCAAGGGAAAGTTAGTATTGCCACTAAAGACGGCAAATCATTTCTAGAGCTTGATGAGTCATTTCAAACTTCTGAATCAGGGCCAGATTTAGTAGTAATTTTGCATCGTTCAGATAATGTGATTAATTCAACTAAGCCACCATCGTATTCTTTAAAAAACGGAGATTATTTTATCCTAGCTCCGTTACAAAAATATAGTGGCGCTCAAACATATTCTATTCCTCAAAACATCAATTTAGCAGACTACAAATCCATCGCTATCTGGTGCCGCAAGTTTAATGCTACTTTTGGCGCTGCTAGTTTGAGTTAG
- a CDS encoding TetR/AcrR family transcriptional regulator → MSYDDRRIEVTKAAWRVIVREGLDRASMRAIAQELGSSTGVVTHYFRDKEELTLFALEQVFENVLQDMKTSAQGRQGIDRLAQMIFVALPLEDIDKADWKVWVAFLGYSIGRDRLVQEHRKRYDFLRQIICQELADLQEALVIRADIDLTLEANALIALVDGIGTGVVIYPEQFSADQQKYLVLRHINGLLTSS, encoded by the coding sequence ATGAGTTATGACGATCGCCGTATTGAAGTCACTAAAGCAGCATGGCGGGTGATTGTCCGTGAAGGATTGGATCGTGCCAGTATGCGGGCGATCGCGCAAGAACTTGGCTCTTCGACCGGGGTTGTTACCCATTACTTTCGAGACAAAGAAGAACTTACCCTATTTGCCCTGGAACAGGTGTTTGAAAACGTCCTACAGGATATGAAAACATCTGCCCAGGGACGGCAGGGAATTGACAGACTAGCACAGATGATTTTTGTGGCTCTACCTCTGGAGGACATTGACAAAGCTGATTGGAAGGTTTGGGTGGCATTTTTGGGTTATTCTATAGGGCGTGATCGCCTTGTTCAAGAACACCGAAAACGCTATGACTTTTTACGGCAGATTATTTGTCAAGAGTTAGCTGATTTACAAGAAGCCTTGGTGATTCGAGCCGATATTGATTTAACCCTCGAAGCCAATGCACTCATTGCCCTAGTGGATGGCATTGGCACTGGTGTTGTCATTTATCCTGAGCAGTTCTCCGCAGATCAACAAAAATATCTTGTGCTACGACATATCAATGGTTTGCTGACATCATCTTGA
- a CDS encoding 2Fe-2S iron-sulfur cluster-binding protein yields MLESLGRIKNPLVRSIAAAATVGSIITLSAAVVIGVTNAKAKSAYQFGVYSSLFGVASGGVLGLVYTSKVSGNKSTSDLKASDSHVWQDWRNFVIVRKVKESEEITSFYLQPEDKGEIPNFQPGQFLTIKLDIPGQDKPVIRTYSLSDYPEKCEYYRLSIKREPAPNGLDVMPGIASNFMHDRIQEGSVILAKPPNGKFVLDVQKSIPAVLISNGVGITPMISMAKACSLLNPTRSIWFVHGARDGKFHAFRDEVREIAGQNHNLNMHFRYSRPTPEDRGKYHSVGYIDAALIQELIRQEAEYFLCGSPSFMQSIMQGLKESGVPDSRVFFESFGKPMKSQSDKQTAGATGDETFAEIVFAKSGKTLTWQPNDGTILEFAEANDINPPFSCRVGVCGTCMCNIREGVVAYQEEPTATTDKGSVLICISQPGTAKLVLDI; encoded by the coding sequence ATGCTAGAAAGTCTGGGAAGAATTAAGAATCCATTAGTCAGAAGTATAGCCGCAGCAGCTACAGTTGGTTCGATAATTACCTTATCTGCTGCTGTTGTAATTGGAGTAACCAATGCCAAAGCTAAATCTGCCTATCAATTTGGTGTCTATTCTTCACTGTTTGGAGTAGCTAGTGGTGGAGTACTTGGCTTAGTTTATACAAGCAAAGTAAGTGGAAACAAATCTACTTCAGACCTCAAAGCATCAGATAGTCATGTTTGGCAAGATTGGCGAAATTTTGTTATTGTTCGTAAGGTGAAAGAGAGCGAAGAAATTACTTCTTTCTATTTACAACCTGAAGATAAAGGGGAAATTCCTAACTTTCAACCAGGGCAATTTTTAACCATCAAACTTGATATACCTGGACAGGATAAGCCTGTAATTCGTACTTACTCACTTTCAGATTATCCTGAAAAGTGTGAATACTATCGCCTCTCTATTAAGCGGGAACCTGCACCGAATGGATTAGATGTTATGCCCGGCATAGCATCTAACTTTATGCACGATCGTATTCAAGAAGGTTCAGTAATTCTAGCAAAACCACCAAACGGTAAATTTGTTTTAGATGTGCAGAAATCTATCCCCGCAGTGTTGATTAGCAATGGTGTGGGAATTACACCGATGATTAGTATGGCGAAAGCTTGTAGTCTTCTTAATCCCACTCGTTCTATTTGGTTTGTACATGGTGCTAGAGACGGAAAATTTCATGCTTTTCGGGATGAAGTGAGGGAAATTGCAGGGCAAAATCATAATCTGAATATGCATTTTCGCTATAGTCGTCCTACACCTGAAGATAGAGGTAAATACCACAGTGTTGGTTATATTGATGCTGCTCTTATTCAAGAGTTAATACGACAAGAAGCTGAGTATTTTTTGTGCGGTTCTCCATCTTTTATGCAGTCCATAATGCAAGGGTTGAAGGAATCGGGAGTACCTGACAGTAGAGTATTCTTTGAATCTTTTGGTAAACCGATGAAAAGTCAGTCTGATAAACAAACTGCGGGAGCAACTGGAGATGAGACATTTGCAGAAATTGTCTTTGCCAAATCCGGTAAAACTTTGACATGGCAACCTAATGATGGCACTATCCTAGAATTTGCCGAAGCCAATGATATTAATCCACCTTTTAGTTGTCGTGTAGGTGTTTGTGGTACTTGTATGTGTAACATCCGTGAAGGTGTAGTTGCTTACCAAGAAGAACCAACTGCAACAACTGATAAGGGTTCGGTGTTAATTTGTATTTCTCAACCTGGAACTGCAAAATTGGTGTTGGATATTTAA
- a CDS encoding Rieske 2Fe-2S domain-containing protein → MSKSILPQEVSQQQITSQTRVVQESSAGGLDPDRFDCQEVWYPVCYIEDLNKSQPTRFTLLEQDIVLWWDKNEQTWRAFIDQCPHRLAPLSEGRINHQGWLECPYHGWAFSGTGKCEMIPQQTQQTKAEVSQRACVTTLPTTVRQGMLFVYPGRAENAVQTKVPVVEPLELDPNGWICLNTFRDVPYDALTLMENVLDTSHIPYTHHRTVGNRANVSPIDLEIIESGKWGFKGTWAEGPRKGTLGRQDTTFIAPGLMWHDLTSKQYGRTLTVVYATPIRKGECRLFARFPFKFSSNLPGLFLKLTPRWYSHIGQNRVLEDDQIFLHYQERYLEKLGGSANFTKAFYLPTKADLFVFQLRSWVKQYKAEPFKVECLAPPLSKEVLLDRYHSHTKKCASCRPALNQIQRLRAGVAVTTALIWGVLPFLMLIPNQISIITVVVSSLVMIVGVLIWLGLGKLEQQFYQGGEIPPRNLPEKNQQNFR, encoded by the coding sequence ATGTCCAAAAGTATTTTACCTCAAGAGGTTTCTCAACAACAAATAACATCCCAAACTAGAGTAGTACAAGAGTCTTCTGCTGGGGGACTAGATCCAGATAGATTCGATTGCCAAGAAGTTTGGTATCCTGTTTGTTACATTGAAGACTTAAATAAATCTCAGCCAACTCGCTTCACCTTGCTAGAGCAAGATATTGTTCTGTGGTGGGACAAAAATGAACAGACATGGCGGGCATTTATAGATCAATGCCCACACCGTTTAGCGCCCCTTTCCGAAGGCAGAATTAATCATCAGGGATGGCTAGAATGCCCTTATCATGGCTGGGCTTTTTCGGGAACTGGTAAGTGTGAGATGATACCACAACAAACACAACAAACAAAAGCAGAAGTTTCTCAAAGAGCTTGTGTGACAACACTACCCACCACAGTTCGTCAAGGAATGTTGTTCGTCTATCCTGGTCGAGCAGAGAATGCAGTTCAAACTAAAGTTCCTGTTGTTGAACCACTAGAACTTGACCCAAATGGTTGGATTTGCCTTAACACCTTTAGAGATGTACCCTACGATGCCCTGACATTAATGGAAAACGTTCTTGACACCAGCCATATTCCTTACACTCATCACCGTACCGTTGGGAATCGGGCTAACGTGTCTCCAATAGATTTAGAGATTATAGAATCGGGAAAGTGGGGGTTTAAAGGGACTTGGGCAGAAGGTCCGCGCAAAGGAACTTTAGGGCGGCAGGATACTACATTTATTGCTCCGGGATTGATGTGGCACGACCTCACCTCCAAGCAGTATGGCAGGACACTAACAGTAGTCTACGCAACTCCTATTCGTAAGGGAGAATGTCGCTTATTTGCTCGCTTCCCCTTCAAGTTCTCATCTAATTTACCAGGACTATTTCTGAAGCTGACTCCGCGCTGGTATTCTCATATTGGTCAAAATCGCGTCCTTGAAGACGATCAAATTTTTTTACATTATCAAGAACGCTATCTCGAAAAACTTGGTGGTAGCGCCAACTTTACTAAAGCTTTTTATTTACCAACCAAGGCAGACCTTTTCGTATTTCAGTTACGTTCTTGGGTAAAGCAATACAAGGCTGAACCATTTAAAGTAGAGTGTCTAGCACCACCGCTATCAAAAGAAGTCTTACTCGATAGGTATCATTCACACACAAAAAAATGTGCCAGTTGTAGACCTGCTTTAAATCAGATTCAGCGTTTGAGAGCAGGAGTAGCAGTGACGACAGCCTTAATTTGGGGGGTGCTTCCCTTCTTGATGTTGATTCCGAATCAGATTTCTATTATCACTGTTGTTGTTTCAAGCCTAGTTATGATAGTTGGGGTTTTAATTTGGCTTGGTTTGGGCAAGTTGGAGCAACAGTTTTATCAAGGAGGGGAAATCCCACCTAGAAATCTGCCAGAGAAAAATCAGCAGAATTTTCGTTAA
- a CDS encoding DUF1392 domain-containing protein — protein sequence MINQIVTLESCWHSSGPWGKAMPSLAVQILEKVLLSSSDISGYCCGVQWEREEWIYAIVCCRQILYLPQKEILGAKLVEKATVATPVFELGGVVEVDFGEKPTRRIIQGVFCLKNNWLYAVEWRSPSLSEIELAQSRIIWLADVDLVKVKV from the coding sequence ATGATTAACCAAATTGTCACTTTAGAATCTTGTTGGCATAGTTCTGGTCCGTGGGGAAAAGCCATGCCATCATTAGCAGTTCAAATCCTGGAAAAAGTCTTGTTATCAAGCTCTGATATATCAGGCTACTGTTGTGGTGTGCAATGGGAGAGAGAGGAATGGATTTATGCCATTGTCTGCTGTCGTCAAATACTCTACTTGCCTCAAAAAGAAATTTTGGGGGCAAAGTTGGTGGAAAAAGCCACAGTTGCGACACCAGTTTTTGAATTAGGGGGTGTGGTGGAAGTTGATTTTGGTGAAAAACCAACACGTCGTATTATCCAAGGGGTTTTTTGCCTGAAAAACAATTGGCTTTATGCAGTAGAGTGGCGTTCCCCAAGCTTGTCAGAAATAGAATTGGCTCAAAGTAGAATTATTTGGCTTGCAGATGTGGATTTAGTAAAAGTGAAGGTATGA
- a CDS encoding IS630 family transposase codes for MSAPLRVRLTDLEDLTLLELRSATTVPQRTRERAHIIRLNAQGWNVPAIAKIFECHEHTVRATLRRWENKGLGGLWETSGRGAKCKWLEADLAYLEDCLEVEPRTYNSLQLSEKLAQDRNVQLSPSRLRRLLKKKWKWKRTRHTHKRKQDPEKRRIKQADLDTLKQAAVEGYVELKYLDESGCCRWSPVSYSYSRIGSQKQMAQVGSRGGRISILGLWQPQVSFEYALVQGGFKTKRYIEVMDWVAAKAQNTLVETGRISVIVHDNGSLHTSKKAKQKWLEWQEKGLFVFFLPPYCSEMNRIEEEWHQLKTHEIAGQMFDNNYDLAMAIIDGMEARSVKGEYALERLIFNCA; via the coding sequence ATGTCTGCTCCATTGCGAGTTAGATTAACAGATTTAGAAGATTTGACGCTTTTGGAGTTACGGTCAGCGACAACAGTTCCTCAACGGACACGAGAGCGTGCCCACATAATTCGATTAAATGCCCAAGGATGGAATGTACCAGCGATAGCTAAAATTTTTGAGTGTCACGAACATACGGTACGAGCAACACTGAGGCGTTGGGAAAATAAGGGTTTGGGAGGACTGTGGGAAACTTCCGGGCGAGGAGCAAAGTGCAAATGGCTTGAGGCAGACTTAGCATATTTAGAGGATTGCTTAGAGGTAGAGCCCCGTACTTATAACAGTTTGCAGTTATCAGAAAAATTGGCTCAAGATAGAAATGTGCAATTGAGTCCGTCTCGTTTGCGACGTTTGCTCAAAAAAAAGTGGAAATGGAAACGCACCCGCCATACTCATAAGAGAAAACAAGACCCAGAAAAACGACGAATTAAGCAAGCAGACCTAGATACCTTAAAGCAAGCGGCAGTAGAGGGTTATGTCGAGCTTAAGTATCTTGATGAGTCTGGGTGTTGTCGTTGGAGTCCCGTTAGCTATAGTTACAGTCGTATCGGTAGCCAAAAACAAATGGCACAAGTTGGTAGCCGTGGTGGTCGCATTAGTATTTTGGGTTTATGGCAACCCCAAGTCAGTTTTGAATATGCCTTGGTTCAAGGTGGGTTCAAAACAAAACGCTACATCGAGGTTATGGATTGGGTTGCAGCTAAGGCACAAAACACTTTAGTTGAAACTGGTCGCATCAGTGTTATTGTTCACGATAATGGTTCCTTACATACCAGTAAGAAAGCAAAACAAAAATGGCTTGAGTGGCAGGAAAAAGGATTATTCGTTTTCTTTTTACCACCTTATTGTTCCGAAATGAATCGGATAGAGGAAGAGTGGCATCAACTAAAAACTCATGAAATTGCTGGACAAATGTTTGACAATAACTACGATTTGGCTATGGCAATTATTGATGGCATGGAAGCTAGAAGCGTAAAGGGGGAATATGCCCTTGAGCGTCTTATATTTAATTGTGCCTAG